Proteins from a single region of Heterodontus francisci isolate sHetFra1 chromosome 27, sHetFra1.hap1, whole genome shotgun sequence:
- the LOC137384883 gene encoding proline and serine-rich protein 2-like, with the protein MPVESRYSEMDYNVSPGNKLHDIGRMGSHDSGFSSRSRNSVSDDDFMNYMSHEEKECILFFETTLDSLKDDFEECSSISSVKSEGPATPTQINSGNEIIDLVATRSLATEYIPRYDNVIPVDKGNGVLQKEEFLANQEKPQLKQAGSPPPTTYAAPFKKQRSFDRTSPEPEIEPARAYYSQTKPPGSVPTPMVVAQKIAEKKVGNGTTSPMSPTESKRFTYENDRTNSASPTDRQEFQYKNAKLQRFPSNISISMANKEYNKTITKASVKVQERKAQVLANLGGTSLLVAESDDRQQKDKLNGPRRSLSFKEVVSSQARGEAPSKLAHVKESEETDSAFPSDFKAKVRKSASGQSMKIQPVSNGSHMAGPVTPAMKTPTSKPETKEIPHQSASLNASEICRSRSIQKPSGFRPQGITVQFSGRGSTDESRKDALRKLGLLRINDVQ; encoded by the exons ATGCCAGTTGAATCGAGATATTCCGAGATGGACTACAATGTGTCACCTGGGAACAAGCTGCATGACATTGGAAGAATGGGAAGTCATGACAGTGGCTTCAGTTCCAGATCTAGGAACTCTGTCTCG GATGATGACTTCATGAATTATATGTCTCATGAGGAAAAGGAGTGTATTCTGTTCTTCGAGACAactcttgattccctgaaagatgaTTTTGAGGAATGTAGTTCGATTTCCAGCGTAAAAAGTGAAGGTCCAGCTACACCAACGCAGATTAACTCAGGAAATGAAATCATTGATCTAGTGGCAACCCGATCTCTGGCAACAGAATATATACCTCGTTATGACAATGTGATTCCAG ttGACAAAGGGAATGGTGTACTTCAGAAAGAGGAGTTTCTGGCAAACCAAGAGAAACCCCAGCTGAAACAAGCGGGGAGTCCGCCTCCCACTACATATGCAGCACCATTTAAAAAACAAAGAAGCTTTGACAGAACTTCTCCTGAACCTGAAATAGAGCCAGCCAGAGCCTACTACAGCCAGACAAAGCCACCTGGATCAGTGCCAACTCCTATGGTTGTTGCACAGAAGATTGCAGAGAAAAAAGTTGGGAATGGGACCACATCACCCATGTCTCCAACAGAAAGCAAACGATTCACTTATGAGAACGATAGAACAAATTCAGCCTCTCCTACTGACCGTCAAGAGTTTCAGTACAAAAATGCGAAgctccaaaggtttccatccaataTTAGCATATCCATGGCAAACAAGGAGTACAACAAGACCATCACCAAAGCATCTGTCAAAGTGCAAGAGCGCAAAGCACAAGTGTTGGCCAATCTGGGTGGCACAAGCCTTCTTGTAGCTGAATCAGATGACAGGCAACAGAAAGATAAACTCAATGGTCCAAGAAGAAGTTTGTCTTTCAAAGAAGTGGTGTCGAGTCAAGCTAGGGGAGAGGCTCCGTCAAAATTAGCACACGTCAAAGAATCAGAGGAGACTGATTCAGCTTTTCCCAGTGACTTCAAAGCAAAGGTCAGAAAGTCTGCTTCAGGTCAGTCAATGAAGATACAACCAGTATCCAATGGATCTCACATGGCTGGTCCTGTTACACCTGCCATGAAAACTCCCACTTCTAAGCCTGAAACTAAAGAGATTCCTCATCAGAGTGCATCACTAAATGCTTCAGAAATATGCAGGTCACGGTCTATTCAAAAACCATCTGGATTTAGGCCTCAAGGAATTACAGTCCAGTTTTCAGGCCGTGGCTCGACAGACGAATCTCGCAAAGATGCATTACGGAAATTGGGCCTGCTGAGGATCAACGATGTTCAGTGA